From a region of the Sminthopsis crassicaudata isolate SCR6 chromosome 6, ASM4859323v1, whole genome shotgun sequence genome:
- the LOC141547472 gene encoding olfactory receptor 5L2-like — protein MEEKKNCTAFTEFMLLGFSDHPELQIFLFLIFLVIYAITVLGNFGMIILIKISPRLHTPMYFFLSHMSFVDLCYSTIIVPKMLVIILTEDQIISFLGCIVQFYLFCTCVVTEVILLAVMAYDRFVAICNPLLYMIAMSQKLCIQLVCGSYICGTVSSLIHTCLALKISSYRSNIINHFFCDLPPLLSLSCSDVSINELLLFIVASFNEISTIIIILTSYIFILITILRIRSSEGRRKAFSTCASHLTAIVVFHGTILFIYCRPGTGNILDSDKVATVFYTVVIPMLNPLIYSLRNKDVKDALRKVIGSEMVFHCSKLGRGRGD, from the coding sequence atggaagagaagaaaaattgtacTGCATTTACTGAATTTATGCTTTTAGGATTTTCTGATCATCCAGAactccaaattttcctcttcctgATATTCCTAGTGATTTATGCCATCACTGTTTTGGGGAATTTTGGAATGATTATCCTGATCAAGATTAGCCCCCGCCTTCATACCCCTATGTACTTTTTCCTCAGCCACATGTCCTTTGTTGATCTATGCTATTCCACCATCATTGTACCCAAAATGCTGGTCATTATATTAACGGAAGATCAGATCATCTCTTTTCTCGGTTGCATTGTACAGTTCTATTTGTTCTGCACATGTGTGGTCACTGAAGTCATATTGCTGGCAGTGATGGCCTATGATCGCTTTGTAGCCATTTGTAACCCACTGTTGTACATGATTGCTATGTCCCAGAAGCTTTGCATTCAATTGGTATGTGGCTCATATATCTGTGGTACAGTTAGCTCTCTGATTCACACATGTTTAGCCCTTAAGATATCTTCTTATAGATCCAACATCATTAATCACTTTTTCTGTGATCTCCCCCcacttctgtctctgtcttgctcagaTGTCTCCATCAATGAACTGCtacttttcatagtggccagttTCAATGAGATCAGcaccatcattatcatccttACATCTTACATATTTATCCTCATCACCATTCTGAGAATCCGCTCTTCTGAGGGTCGGCGCAAAGCCTTCTCCACCTGTGCCTCCCACCTCACTGCCATTGTGGTTTTCCATGGCACAATCCTTTTCATTTATTGCAGACCAGGAACTGGAAATATCCTAGATTCAGACAAAGTTGCTACTGTATTTTATACTGTGGTGATACCAATGTTAAACCCTCTCATCTACAGTCTGAGAAACAAAGATGTAAAAGATGCCCTCAGGAAAGTGATAGGTTCTGAAATGGTGTTTCACTGTTCCaaattggggagagggagaggagattga